The Phoenix dactylifera cultivar Barhee BC4 chromosome 17, palm_55x_up_171113_PBpolish2nd_filt_p, whole genome shotgun sequence genome contains a region encoding:
- the LOC120104350 gene encoding tropomyosin-1, isoforms 33/34-like — MPIPRAVCRHAMLPADRAEFRRASLEEIVDSTYCNTVRRIHEVDSLVFIAQSCQAETRRLSRQLEPAKKRVAELEAALAEAEARREATEAGRLAMVEVLEEERAAHSLTKSALRASEARLGEAQSEVAGLKYEAGVFRLKIEQLEAREKRALERAENAVELFKESKEFRDMLEEETVDGFLRGFDNFRKQIARICPQFDLSTVRPRMRFGYGSDDDDDDIPAALMSEEDLAEVEAVAAEPARAEAIPRETSEVVPAAPAEAPAADPEPTPAADPEPAPTEDPQVIPVDDEGDANEAAAS; from the exons ATGCCGATACCGCGCGCGGTATGTCGGCACGccatgcttccagcggaccgggccgagttccggagGGCGTCGCTGGAAGAGATCGTCGACAGTACCTACTGTAATACTGTTCGG CGTATCCATGAAGTCGACTCCCTGGTGTTTATTGCCCAAAGTTGTCAGGCGGAGACTCGACGACTCAGCCGGcagttggagccggccaagaagagGGTCGCTGAGCTGGAGGCCGCGCTGGCCGAAGCCGAAGCGCGAAGGGAAGCCACCGAGGCCGGGCGACTCGCCATGGTCGAGGTGCTCGAAGAGGAGAGGGCCGCCCATTCGTTGACGAAATCGGCCCTGCGTGCCTCGGAGGCGCGCCTGGGGGAGGCCCAGTCCGAGGTCGCGGGTCTGAAGTACGAGGCTGGGGTCTTCCGCCTCAAgatcgagcagctcgaggcccgGGAGAAGAGGGCGCTCGAGCGGGCCGAGAACGCCGTGGAACTCTTTAAGGAGTCAAAAGAGTTCCGCGATATGTTAGAGGAGGAGACtgtggacgggttcctccggggcttTGACAACTTCCGAAAGCAGATAGCCCGGATATGCCCCCAGTTCGAcctctcgacggtccgtccgaggatgAGGTTCGGGTACGGctccgacgacgacgacgacgatatCCCCGCTGCCCTCATGTCCGAGGAGGACCTTGCTGAGGTCGAAGCCGTGGCAGCTGAACCGGCGAGGGCGGAGGCCATACCTCGTGAAACCAGCGAGGTTGTTCCCGCGGCGCCAGCCGAGGCCCCCGCCGCAGACCCTGAGCCCACGCCCGCTGCAGACCCTGAGCCCGCGCCTACTGAAGACCCGCAGGTCATTCCTGTAGACGACGAGGGCGATGCTAATGAAGCCGCCGCCTCTTAG